The following are encoded together in the Oreochromis niloticus isolate F11D_XX linkage group LG12, O_niloticus_UMD_NMBU, whole genome shotgun sequence genome:
- the arl6ip4 gene encoding ADP-ribosylation factor-like protein 6-interacting protein 4, translated as MDRSRPSDRAGREKKHEKKKRRRSSSSSSSSPSSSSSSSNSRSRSRKKTLHRSKDEKTQKKKRRRHSSSSSSSSSSTSSSSSSSSSSNDEKKSEAKKKKKKKQQLKKKKAKLKKQIKKEKKLLKKKEKKTKKKAEMKQSPAEKPPSYLEVWQTEEGAVELGPVMTDEQKARLSTKRPLTKEEYEARQSVIRRVVDPETGRTRLVRGEGEIIEEIVSREKQKEINKQATKGDGDAFQRKLGINR; from the exons ATGGACCGCAGCAGACCATCCGACAGAGCTGGTAGAGAGAAAAAACACGAGAAGAAGAAACGGAGACgatcctcgtcctcctcttcctcctctccatcaTCTTCGTCTTCCTCCTCCAACAGCAGGAGTCGGAGCAGAAAGAAGACGTTGCACAGGAGCAAAG AtgagaaaacacaaaagaagaagCGCAGAAGGCActcgtcttcttcttcctcatcttcctcatccacctcttcctcctcctcgtcaTCATCCTCGTCAAACGATGAGAAGAAGAGCGaagccaagaagaagaagaagaagaagcagcagctgaagaagaagaaggcgaagctgaagaagcagatcaagaaggagaagaagttgttgaagaaaaaggagaagaagacgaagaagaaggcGGAGATGAAGCAGAGCCCAGCAGAGAAACCTCCATCCTACCTGGAGGTGTGGCAGACTGAGGAGGGGGCCGTGGAGCTTGGGCCTG TCATGACAGATGAGCAGAAGGCCCGGCTCTCCACTAAGAGGCCCCTCACCAAAGAGGAGTACGAAGCCAGGCAGAGCGTGATCCGCAGGGTGGTGGACCCTGAAACGGGGAGGACAAG ACTGGTGAGAGGAGAGGGGGAGATCATAGAGGAGATAGTCAGCCGGGAGAAGCAAAAAGAGATCAACAAG CAAGCTACGAAGGGAGATGGGGATGCCTTCCAGAGAAAACTGGGCATCAACAGGTAG